A genomic region of Gemmata massiliana contains the following coding sequences:
- a CDS encoding dienelactone hydrolase family protein yields the protein MFRNLIAMAAIVFTAGASQAAVVTKVVDYEFDGVKLKGFLAYDDAVKEKRPGVLVVHEWWGLNDYAKDRCKKLAELGYVAFAVDMYGDGKTTEHPDDARKMTGLVRENVQVWRGRAEAGLKQLKGLPNVDGDKIAAIGYCFGGSTCLQLAYTGADLKAVATFHAALPKPTGDEAKAIKPKVLVCHGAADTFISEDSIKAFRGALDGAGTKYDFVAYKDVVHSFTVPGADAVNIKGMKYDKAADEDSWKKMLALFKDTLGR from the coding sequence ATGTTTCGGAACCTGATCGCGATGGCAGCCATCGTATTCACCGCGGGCGCGTCCCAGGCCGCGGTCGTCACGAAAGTGGTCGACTACGAGTTCGACGGAGTGAAGCTAAAGGGCTTTTTGGCCTACGACGACGCGGTGAAGGAGAAGCGCCCCGGCGTGCTCGTCGTTCACGAGTGGTGGGGGTTGAACGACTACGCGAAGGACCGGTGCAAGAAGCTCGCGGAACTCGGGTACGTCGCGTTCGCGGTAGACATGTACGGCGACGGCAAGACGACCGAGCACCCGGACGACGCCCGCAAGATGACCGGGCTGGTCCGCGAGAACGTGCAGGTGTGGCGCGGGCGCGCGGAGGCGGGGTTGAAGCAGCTCAAGGGCCTGCCCAACGTGGACGGCGACAAGATCGCGGCCATCGGCTACTGCTTCGGCGGGAGCACGTGTCTCCAACTCGCGTACACTGGGGCCGATCTGAAGGCCGTCGCCACGTTCCACGCGGCGCTTCCCAAGCCGACCGGCGACGAGGCGAAGGCGATCAAGCCGAAGGTGCTGGTCTGCCACGGCGCGGCCGACACGTTCATCTCGGAAGACTCGATCAAGGCGTTCCGCGGCGCGCTCGACGGCGCCGGCACCAAGTACGACTTCGTCGCGTACAAGGACGTGGTTCACAGTTTTACCGTGCCCGGTGCGGACGCGGTGAACATCAAGGGCATGAAGTACGATAAGGCCGCCGACGAGGATTCGTGGAAGAAGATGCTCGCGCTGTTCAAGGACACGCTCGGGCGCTAA
- a CDS encoding AsmA family protein, producing the protein MSAEPVPPPPPRKVLPPRKRPVPPPPRRRRWFVRFLPLITVLLLGAWFAPTIVAKTDLRNRLARKALADVRGSVEVGGASLGWFSSVELRDVVIKDETGRPIVSVAKIESQKSLITLARNQGDPGEFTIEKPVITVVCQKGTTTLESTFAEYLKENAEPAPTRTPVSVKIVGGVVTIVDAEADKTTSVEDINANVQIPANRSEPIAITATAATGGINADATIGAAGSAKLVTAGLALDTFAPLLKRIDPELSLAGTVGTDLRVTWGKDSAGRLALTASGKASATQLAVSGPWLKGDRLVLDSAELPIDVELAGRGLRVRKFDLTCDVGTVSASGTFDPDEPVEALLTRAGASVSAKVDIAKLAAKLPKVLRLKEGTELREGKLDLELVSRADANTTVWDGKVNTTTLRGVRDGKPIAWEQPLQIDFAARYAKGGLPTVDRLVCKSDCVAVIAEINPERLRAAATVYLEKLSARLADFVDLRGFTLAGVADATLSTYRGRDGKFNAEATVALKDFAVHDQQGRGLKEPALDFRFQVTGVAPDTGTVQLATASAVLASSGDELRLTLSEPVSDIHKLANGSADVKLTGDLARWKARVAAVVKLPDFPLSGSIDAGGRAKFATDNVTIDRLAVVLTKPKLSRWIALDEPKMDAVGDLTFTRATSTATIAKLTINSAPLSVTGGTLSFEPQTNGDVAISGIGQCATDLNRLGKVVQLYVDPNGPDALSGRGTGPLRFRSSGDTTTFGGTLDVTNFGYGPKDKYVWFEQALHLEADGSFSSASDAVTIKSAKAERPGLVVDAKGKLEKISDTRDVNFNGTLRYDWDKLTPLARGFVGPTFNATGTGSRGFYLAGQLEPNGQKTAAVPAPPKSEPKIGGPIVLKAPTANPPAPKAPAAPSGPSLFATLDGEVAVGWHSMRAYGFDIGTGELNAKMARGVAKVAPLEATFGGGKVKLSPTLELGTAPAVMTLAKGNVIDRAKLTPQATASALGYALPAIANTGEASGEISANIEEARISLADVNQTSIKGSLVIHKATVGFSPVVAQIATQLGAKATTMTLVNDSTVPVQVANGRVYHQNFAIRISGTTFHTNGSVGFDDTLDLIVDVPLPKEMPLLKNNPVLMKAVAGKVVKVPVKGTLTKPELDPKAFNDAVIALARDSAKDVGKDLLEGELRKLFPNMPAPGTNPKPGGGIFPFGLPFGKKQ; encoded by the coding sequence ATGTCCGCCGAACCCGTTCCCCCGCCCCCTCCTCGCAAGGTGCTCCCGCCCCGGAAGCGGCCGGTGCCACCTCCACCGCGCCGGAGACGGTGGTTCGTTCGGTTCCTTCCGCTCATCACAGTCTTGCTCCTCGGAGCGTGGTTCGCGCCCACAATCGTCGCGAAGACCGATTTGCGTAACCGGCTCGCGCGGAAGGCGCTCGCGGACGTGCGCGGGTCCGTTGAGGTCGGCGGCGCGTCGCTCGGGTGGTTTTCGTCGGTCGAGTTGCGCGACGTAGTGATTAAGGACGAAACGGGCCGGCCGATCGTCAGTGTCGCGAAGATCGAATCGCAAAAATCGCTGATAACGCTCGCCCGCAACCAGGGCGATCCGGGCGAGTTCACTATCGAAAAACCGGTCATCACCGTCGTTTGTCAGAAGGGGACGACTACTCTCGAAAGTACGTTTGCGGAATACCTCAAGGAGAACGCGGAACCCGCTCCGACGCGGACGCCCGTGAGTGTCAAAATCGTCGGCGGTGTGGTTACGATCGTTGACGCGGAGGCGGACAAGACCACGAGCGTCGAGGACATCAACGCGAACGTTCAGATCCCCGCGAACCGGTCCGAACCGATCGCGATCACCGCGACCGCTGCAACGGGGGGCATCAACGCGGACGCGACGATCGGCGCCGCCGGCTCCGCTAAACTCGTGACTGCGGGCTTGGCACTCGATACGTTCGCACCACTCCTGAAGCGAATCGACCCCGAACTGAGTCTTGCGGGAACGGTCGGCACCGATCTGCGGGTGACTTGGGGGAAGGATTCGGCCGGGCGCCTGGCGCTCACCGCTTCCGGGAAGGCGAGTGCGACGCAACTCGCGGTTTCCGGCCCGTGGCTCAAAGGCGATCGGCTCGTACTCGATTCGGCCGAACTGCCGATCGACGTCGAACTTGCGGGGCGCGGGCTTCGCGTGCGCAAATTCGACCTCACGTGTGACGTGGGGACGGTTTCGGCGAGCGGGACGTTCGACCCGGACGAACCGGTGGAAGCGCTCCTCACGCGGGCCGGCGCATCGGTGAGTGCAAAGGTCGACATCGCGAAGCTGGCTGCAAAACTCCCGAAGGTGCTTCGACTGAAGGAAGGGACCGAGCTGCGTGAAGGCAAACTCGATCTCGAACTTGTGAGCCGGGCGGACGCGAACACCACCGTGTGGGACGGGAAGGTCAACACGACCACGCTTCGGGGCGTGCGCGACGGCAAACCGATCGCGTGGGAGCAACCGCTGCAAATCGATTTCGCCGCCCGGTACGCGAAGGGCGGGTTGCCGACCGTCGATCGGCTCGTTTGCAAGTCGGATTGCGTCGCGGTGATCGCAGAAATCAATCCCGAACGTCTGCGCGCCGCTGCCACCGTCTACTTGGAAAAGCTGAGCGCCCGGCTCGCGGACTTCGTGGACTTGAGGGGCTTCACACTCGCCGGTGTCGCAGACGCGACGCTGAGCACGTACCGCGGGCGCGACGGGAAGTTCAATGCGGAGGCCACCGTCGCACTCAAGGACTTCGCGGTTCACGATCAGCAGGGAAGGGGACTGAAGGAACCAGCGCTGGATTTCCGGTTCCAGGTAACGGGCGTGGCACCCGACACCGGCACGGTGCAACTTGCGACCGCGTCGGCCGTTCTTGCCTCGTCGGGTGACGAACTGCGCCTGACCCTGAGCGAACCCGTGAGCGATATTCACAAACTCGCGAACGGCAGCGCTGATGTGAAGCTCACGGGCGACCTCGCACGTTGGAAGGCCCGCGTCGCCGCGGTCGTCAAGCTCCCGGACTTCCCACTCAGCGGTTCGATCGATGCGGGCGGGCGCGCGAAATTCGCAACCGACAACGTGACCATAGACCGGCTCGCGGTTGTTCTTACGAAACCGAAACTCTCCCGGTGGATCGCGCTCGACGAGCCGAAAATGGACGCGGTCGGCGATCTGACATTCACGCGCGCCACCAGCACAGCAACCATTGCCAAACTGACGATCAATTCCGCACCGCTCTCGGTCACCGGAGGGACGCTCAGTTTCGAGCCGCAAACAAACGGCGACGTTGCCATCAGCGGCATCGGGCAGTGCGCCACCGATCTGAATCGGCTCGGGAAGGTCGTGCAACTGTACGTCGACCCAAACGGGCCGGACGCGCTCAGCGGCCGCGGGACCGGTCCGCTCCGTTTTCGTTCGAGCGGCGACACGACGACTTTTGGCGGCACGTTGGACGTGACCAACTTCGGGTACGGCCCGAAGGACAAGTACGTCTGGTTCGAGCAAGCATTGCACCTCGAAGCAGACGGCTCGTTTAGCAGTGCCTCAGATGCGGTCACGATCAAGAGCGCGAAGGCCGAGCGGCCCGGTTTGGTCGTTGACGCGAAGGGCAAGCTCGAAAAAATCAGCGACACGCGCGACGTGAACTTTAACGGCACGCTGCGCTACGACTGGGACAAGCTGACGCCGCTGGCGCGCGGGTTCGTTGGCCCGACATTTAATGCGACCGGTACCGGCTCGCGCGGGTTCTACCTCGCCGGACAACTCGAACCGAACGGCCAGAAGACGGCCGCAGTTCCCGCGCCTCCGAAGTCCGAACCGAAGATCGGTGGACCGATCGTTCTGAAGGCACCGACCGCGAACCCGCCCGCTCCTAAAGCGCCCGCGGCCCCAAGTGGTCCGAGCCTCTTCGCCACCCTGGACGGTGAGGTCGCGGTCGGCTGGCACTCGATGCGGGCCTATGGCTTCGATATCGGCACCGGTGAACTGAACGCGAAGATGGCGCGCGGGGTGGCGAAGGTCGCGCCGCTAGAGGCAACCTTCGGTGGCGGGAAGGTGAAGCTCTCGCCGACGCTCGAACTCGGCACCGCGCCGGCTGTGATGACGCTCGCGAAGGGGAACGTGATCGACCGCGCCAAGCTCACCCCGCAAGCAACGGCCAGCGCGCTCGGGTACGCGCTCCCCGCCATCGCGAACACCGGGGAGGCTTCGGGCGAAATCTCCGCGAACATCGAGGAAGCCCGGATCTCGCTCGCGGACGTCAATCAAACGAGCATAAAGGGCTCGCTCGTGATTCACAAGGCCACCGTGGGGTTCAGCCCGGTGGTCGCCCAAATCGCGACGCAGCTCGGCGCGAAGGCCACCACAATGACACTCGTAAACGACTCGACCGTACCGGTTCAGGTCGCGAACGGGCGCGTGTACCACCAGAACTTCGCGATCCGCATTTCGGGCACCACGTTCCACACGAACGGCTCCGTGGGCTTCGACGACACGCTGGACCTCATCGTGGACGTGCCGCTGCCGAAGGAAATGCCGCTGCTCAAGAACAATCCGGTCCTAATGAAAGCCGTCGCGGGGAAGGTCGTGAAGGTGCCGGTGAAAGGGACGCTGACGAAGCCCGAACTCGATCCGAAGGCGTTTAACGACGCGGTAATCGCACTGGCCCGCGACAGCGCGAAGGACGTGGGTAAGGATCTGCTCGAAGGCGAACTCCGCAAGTTGTTCCCCAACATGCCCGCGCCCGGCACGAACCCGAAGCCCGGTGGCGGGATATTCCCGTTTGGGTTGCCGTTCGGAAAGAAGCAGTGA
- a CDS encoding transporter substrate-binding protein → MSDPDSAEQTQPGLHPTGDTVSPGARQYKFIEPRQVAGELGRFGNYRVIRLLGSGGMGLVFEAEEVALGRPVALKVLKPELAADPESRERFLREARAAAEIPSDHVVTVLSVGEAGGLPFLAMPLLFGETLQARIERPTLVDLRTALIIARDTAAGLVAAHIRGLIHRDIKPANIWIETSGPGGTFKRARIFDFGLARRLHHETSLTSTGFIVGTPNYMSPEQAAGHEVDARADLFSLGCVMYVMLTGELPFRGKSALAVMSALANKAPDPIVAKNPTVPPAVDALVLRLLEKKPEDRVQSAAEVVAELDDAIASLSGSAPVLLLSPAKVRPVGADTLAPGKSDTLLGTPVAYEPHTERIHRRRAIFVCSGLAVIVALSAFIGWRAMQNQPVQAAPVEPIVVGVLHSQSGTMAVSENPVIDATLLAIEEINAAGGVLGRPLKPVVVDGKSDPDEFARQAERLLTEERVAVIFGCWTSASRKAVRPVFERNAGLLFYPVQYEGLEESPRIVYLGPAPNQQLIPAVDFVIDTLKKKRIALVGSDYVFPRPAHAIIRDRVAERKAAGVDVEVVAEAFIPLGSPLVINAIARVRNANADVVINTINGTTNAAFFRELRDPKQGVPNITSLSVSITENEVRGLDPRAMTDDYLVASYFQTVDRPESRAFVQRIRAKYGSDRSASDMMAAAYSGVYLWAKAATAARGVDPSAVANAVRGLEFDGPGARIKIDPENLHAWLPVRVAKVRPSGEVALVPGAGSETPVRPRPFPPTRSRDEWSQFLRKLEMDWGGKWQAPERAGR, encoded by the coding sequence ATGAGCGATCCGGATTCGGCCGAACAGACGCAGCCCGGGCTGCACCCCACGGGCGACACCGTGTCACCGGGTGCTCGCCAGTACAAGTTCATTGAACCGCGCCAAGTTGCGGGCGAACTCGGGCGGTTCGGGAACTACCGCGTCATTCGCCTACTCGGTTCCGGCGGAATGGGCCTCGTGTTCGAGGCCGAAGAGGTCGCCCTCGGGCGCCCGGTTGCCCTCAAAGTGCTCAAGCCGGAACTCGCAGCCGACCCGGAGAGCCGCGAGCGCTTTCTGCGCGAAGCGCGGGCCGCAGCCGAGATCCCGTCGGACCACGTTGTCACGGTGCTGAGCGTCGGGGAAGCGGGCGGTCTCCCGTTCCTGGCAATGCCACTACTGTTTGGCGAAACGCTCCAAGCCCGCATCGAGCGCCCGACGTTGGTCGATCTCCGGACCGCACTCATCATCGCACGCGACACGGCCGCGGGGCTGGTGGCGGCTCACATTCGAGGGCTGATTCACCGCGACATTAAGCCGGCGAATATTTGGATCGAAACTAGTGGGCCAGGTGGGACATTTAAACGCGCCCGCATCTTCGATTTCGGCCTCGCGCGGCGCCTGCACCACGAAACCAGCCTGACGAGTACGGGGTTCATCGTCGGTACGCCGAACTACATGTCCCCGGAACAAGCCGCTGGTCACGAGGTCGATGCGCGCGCGGACCTGTTCTCGCTCGGTTGCGTGATGTACGTCATGCTGACCGGCGAGCTACCGTTTCGGGGGAAGTCCGCGCTGGCAGTGATGTCCGCGTTGGCGAACAAGGCTCCCGACCCGATCGTCGCGAAGAACCCCACCGTACCGCCCGCGGTCGACGCGCTCGTGCTGCGGTTGCTGGAAAAGAAGCCCGAGGACCGCGTTCAGTCCGCAGCGGAAGTCGTGGCGGAACTCGATGACGCGATCGCGTCCCTCTCTGGCTCAGCTCCCGTATTGTTGCTCTCGCCCGCGAAAGTCCGGCCCGTTGGTGCCGATACGCTGGCGCCGGGCAAAAGCGACACACTACTCGGCACACCGGTCGCCTACGAACCACACACCGAGCGCATTCACCGCCGGCGCGCGATTTTCGTGTGCTCGGGTTTGGCCGTTATCGTTGCTCTATCTGCGTTTATCGGGTGGCGGGCGATGCAGAATCAGCCCGTGCAAGCGGCTCCGGTCGAACCGATCGTTGTGGGCGTGCTCCACTCTCAGAGTGGCACGATGGCCGTGAGTGAGAACCCGGTTATCGACGCGACCCTGCTCGCGATCGAAGAGATCAACGCCGCGGGCGGGGTACTGGGGCGCCCCCTGAAGCCGGTCGTCGTCGACGGGAAGTCCGACCCCGACGAGTTCGCGCGTCAGGCCGAGCGATTGCTGACCGAAGAACGTGTGGCTGTCATCTTTGGATGCTGGACGAGCGCGTCTCGTAAGGCCGTGCGCCCCGTGTTCGAGCGCAACGCTGGGCTACTCTTCTATCCCGTGCAGTACGAGGGGTTAGAGGAATCGCCGCGCATCGTGTATTTGGGGCCGGCACCGAACCAGCAACTCATTCCGGCTGTCGATTTTGTGATCGACACGCTCAAGAAGAAACGCATCGCGCTCGTTGGCTCGGACTACGTGTTCCCTCGCCCGGCGCACGCGATCATTCGGGACCGCGTCGCGGAGCGCAAAGCGGCCGGGGTCGACGTCGAAGTGGTGGCCGAGGCGTTCATTCCGCTCGGTTCACCGCTCGTCATCAACGCGATCGCCCGTGTTCGGAACGCGAACGCCGATGTCGTTATCAACACGATCAACGGCACTACAAACGCTGCTTTCTTTCGCGAACTGCGTGATCCGAAACAGGGCGTGCCGAACATTACCTCGCTCTCGGTCAGCATTACCGAGAACGAGGTCCGCGGACTGGACCCGCGTGCCATGACGGATGACTACTTGGTTGCGAGTTACTTCCAGACAGTGGACCGCCCCGAGAGCCGCGCCTTCGTACAGCGGATTCGTGCGAAGTACGGCAGCGATCGGTCCGCGAGCGACATGATGGCGGCGGCTTATTCGGGTGTCTATTTGTGGGCAAAAGCCGCTACCGCAGCTCGCGGAGTTGATCCGTCAGCGGTAGCGAACGCAGTTCGCGGGCTGGAATTCGATGGCCCCGGGGCGCGGATCAAGATCGACCCGGAAAACCTCCACGCTTGGCTGCCCGTTCGTGTGGCGAAAGTGCGCCCGAGTGGAGAAGTTGCGCTCGTGCCGGGTGCAGGATCGGAAACACCCGTGCGCCCACGGCCGTTCCCACCGACGCGCTCCCGGGACGAGTGGAGCCAGTTCCTCCGCAAACTCGAAATGGATTGGGGCGGGAAATGGCAGGCGCCGGAGCGGGCAGGGCGGTGA
- a CDS encoding SpoVR family protein produces the protein MNLGFYNTNLPPHLRVLKDEIECYARDYGLDFYETIFEVVDADDLNEIAAYGGFPTRYPHWSFGMQYEELKKGYEYGLSKIYEMVINNDPCYAYLMRCNHTVDQKLVMAHVYGHCDFFKNNAYFGHTTRKMMDEIANHAARIRHYVERFGEDEVEAFMDRCMSIDDLIDIHSVAIKRRDDHSKYDFSPQATGDDPAEENVAPRFKAKSYMADYINPRGALKAEDEESKRANSARAARFPEHPEKDVLLFLIENAPMKNWQRDMLSIVRDEAYYFYPQAQTKILNEGWASFWHSTIMTQKVLDPSEVIDYADHHSGTMATSSRRLNPYKVGIELLRDVERRWNMGQFGPEWENCTDMEEKRRWNKKLGLGRQKIFEVRKIHSDITFIDTFLTPEFCKEYNLFSFNYQEPTQNYVIESREFQKVKQRLLFSLTNFGKPWIYVLDGNHRNRGELLLRHEHHGVDLKVDEARDVLTNLQYIWSRPVHLETISDGQPTVLSFDGSEHTQQITGGTDDANRKSAPKAK, from the coding sequence ATGAATCTGGGCTTTTACAACACCAACTTACCCCCGCACCTCCGCGTCCTGAAGGACGAGATCGAGTGCTACGCGCGCGACTACGGCCTCGACTTCTACGAAACCATCTTCGAGGTCGTGGACGCCGACGACCTGAACGAGATCGCGGCCTACGGCGGGTTCCCGACGCGCTACCCGCACTGGTCCTTCGGGATGCAGTACGAGGAGCTCAAAAAGGGCTACGAGTACGGCCTCTCGAAGATCTACGAAATGGTCATCAACAACGACCCGTGTTACGCCTACCTGATGCGGTGCAACCACACCGTCGATCAGAAGTTGGTGATGGCCCACGTGTACGGGCACTGTGACTTCTTCAAGAACAATGCGTACTTCGGGCACACGACGCGGAAGATGATGGACGAGATCGCGAACCACGCGGCTCGCATCCGGCACTACGTCGAGCGGTTCGGCGAGGACGAGGTCGAGGCGTTCATGGACCGGTGCATGTCCATCGACGACCTGATCGACATCCACTCGGTCGCGATCAAGCGCCGCGACGATCACTCCAAGTACGACTTCAGCCCTCAAGCTACGGGCGATGACCCTGCCGAAGAAAACGTCGCGCCGCGGTTCAAGGCGAAGTCGTACATGGCCGACTACATCAACCCGCGCGGCGCACTTAAGGCCGAAGACGAGGAGAGCAAGCGGGCGAACTCCGCGCGCGCGGCCCGGTTCCCCGAGCACCCGGAAAAGGACGTCCTGCTGTTCCTCATTGAAAACGCCCCGATGAAGAACTGGCAGCGCGACATGCTCAGTATCGTCCGGGACGAGGCTTATTATTTTTATCCTCAAGCTCAAACGAAAATACTGAACGAAGGCTGGGCGAGCTTCTGGCACAGCACCATCATGACGCAGAAGGTGCTGGACCCGTCGGAGGTGATCGACTACGCGGACCACCACTCGGGCACGATGGCGACCAGCTCGCGCCGGCTCAACCCGTACAAGGTCGGCATCGAACTGCTGCGCGACGTCGAGCGCCGGTGGAACATGGGGCAGTTCGGACCCGAGTGGGAAAACTGCACGGACATGGAAGAAAAGCGGCGCTGGAACAAGAAACTCGGGCTGGGGCGGCAGAAAATCTTCGAGGTCCGCAAGATCCACAGCGATATTACCTTTATCGACACGTTCTTGACGCCCGAGTTCTGCAAGGAATACAACCTGTTCTCGTTCAACTACCAGGAGCCGACGCAGAACTACGTGATCGAGAGCCGGGAGTTCCAGAAGGTCAAGCAGCGCCTGCTCTTCAGTCTCACGAACTTCGGGAAACCGTGGATCTACGTGCTCGACGGCAACCACCGCAACCGCGGTGAACTGCTGTTGCGACACGAGCACCACGGGGTAGATTTGAAAGTAGACGAGGCGCGCGACGTGCTGACCAACCTTCAGTACATCTGGTCGCGGCCCGTTCACCTGGAAACGATCAGCGACGGGCAGCCCACCGTGCTGAGCTTCGACGGCTCCGAACACACCCAACAAATTACCGGAGGGACCGATGACGCTAACCGAAAGTCTGCTCCCAAAGCTAAGTGA